In Arthrobacter sp. CDRTa11, one DNA window encodes the following:
- a CDS encoding WecB/TagA/CpsF family glycosyltransferase has protein sequence MRLGGVPVTLLEAEDALEVILERARNGGRQPLAVASANLDHVKHFGQDSRWEATLDLQAAVEWFTLLDGSPLVSQAAKLTMRKWPRLSGSDLIKPILNAAETAGLRVGFIGGTPQCHGQIREKFARDHPDLMVAGWWAPERTSLTDPIASRALAAEILEARTDILVVCLGKPRQELWISEFGHLTGAKVMLAFGAVVDFLAGRIRRAPARVSNLGLEWAWRLALEPRRLARRYLLDGPEAYLKLRRNSGITGEGATGEPILHVPIPATGTAEPPRREEFSSHLEHTDVAVLIVTYNSENDLPLLLQTLRAETRDQSIKVIVADNSPTPSTLLLLKHHANVYSFATGGNLGYSGGINAALAQAGTAEVYLVLNPDMRVERGSIQALRTKMALTGAGVVVPLLLDDDGSVYPSLRREPGVFRALGDALMGSRLPGRPGWLSEMDFDGESYRHPHRVDWATGAALLIRPDILHSVGQWDESFFLYSEETDFLRRVREAGASVWFEPRARMRHCRGGSGSSPALDALMAINRIRYIRKFHSRSYARAFRAVVVLSALLRSPRRQGILAAVSREKRWAQLPQAARYGKPNGGAAMPAGAVIIPAHNEAAVIGRTLECLAPFLGLKDLEVVVACNGCTDETAAVASSFPGVKVLSIPEASKVAALNAADNVATRWPRLYLDADIDIPESAISTLFECLDGDGLLAARPTSRYVTDGASFTVRCYYRARQRIPSTQEGLWGAGSYALTEEGHRRLGTFPEVTADDFYVDGLFKEGEKRVIPTEPVRVRTPQTGRSLLATLRRVYRGNTQLDRRGTRSATASELLRSVHGPVSAFDACVYAAYAGLGRVRPRTQTLWERDESSRSTQC, from the coding sequence GTGAGGCTCGGGGGCGTACCCGTCACACTGCTCGAAGCCGAGGACGCGCTGGAGGTCATCCTTGAGCGGGCGCGGAACGGCGGACGCCAGCCTCTGGCAGTCGCCTCCGCAAATCTTGACCATGTGAAGCACTTCGGCCAGGACAGCCGGTGGGAGGCCACCTTGGATCTCCAGGCAGCGGTGGAATGGTTCACGCTCCTGGACGGATCGCCGCTGGTCTCCCAAGCCGCGAAGCTCACCATGCGGAAGTGGCCGCGGCTTTCCGGCAGTGACCTCATCAAGCCAATATTGAACGCCGCCGAAACTGCAGGACTACGGGTTGGCTTCATCGGGGGAACACCCCAGTGCCACGGCCAGATTCGCGAAAAATTCGCCAGGGACCATCCGGACCTCATGGTGGCCGGCTGGTGGGCACCGGAGCGGACGTCCCTCACAGACCCGATCGCTTCCCGGGCTTTGGCGGCGGAAATTTTAGAAGCCAGGACGGACATCCTGGTGGTCTGCCTTGGCAAGCCCCGGCAGGAACTTTGGATCTCCGAATTCGGCCACTTGACGGGGGCGAAGGTGATGCTCGCCTTTGGCGCGGTGGTGGATTTCCTTGCGGGCAGGATACGCAGGGCTCCCGCCCGGGTCAGCAACCTCGGCTTGGAATGGGCCTGGCGGCTCGCGCTGGAGCCCCGGCGGCTCGCACGCCGCTACCTGCTGGACGGTCCCGAAGCCTATCTCAAACTTCGGCGCAACAGCGGGATCACGGGGGAAGGCGCCACCGGGGAGCCCATCCTGCATGTTCCCATCCCGGCAACTGGCACCGCGGAACCTCCACGGCGGGAAGAATTTTCTTCGCACTTGGAGCACACGGACGTTGCCGTGCTCATCGTCACCTATAACAGCGAGAATGATCTTCCCCTGTTGCTTCAAACCCTCCGTGCAGAAACGCGGGATCAGTCGATCAAGGTGATCGTGGCTGACAATTCGCCGACGCCGTCCACTCTGTTGCTGCTCAAGCATCACGCCAACGTCTATTCCTTTGCCACGGGAGGCAACCTGGGATATTCAGGCGGGATCAATGCGGCCCTGGCCCAGGCCGGCACCGCCGAGGTGTATCTGGTGCTGAATCCGGACATGAGGGTCGAACGGGGTTCCATACAGGCGCTGCGGACGAAGATGGCATTAACCGGGGCAGGGGTGGTGGTGCCGCTGCTCCTTGACGACGACGGTTCCGTCTATCCGTCCCTGCGGCGTGAGCCCGGCGTCTTCCGTGCCCTGGGCGATGCCCTGATGGGCAGCAGGCTGCCAGGCAGGCCTGGATGGCTATCTGAAATGGATTTCGATGGGGAAAGCTACCGGCATCCTCACAGGGTGGACTGGGCAACAGGTGCAGCCCTTCTCATCCGCCCGGACATACTCCATTCCGTGGGCCAATGGGACGAGTCGTTTTTCCTGTATTCCGAAGAAACCGACTTCCTGCGCAGGGTCCGCGAAGCGGGAGCTTCAGTGTGGTTCGAGCCTCGGGCGCGGATGCGGCATTGCAGGGGTGGCTCCGGCAGTTCCCCTGCCCTGGACGCCCTTATGGCCATCAACCGCATCAGGTACATCCGGAAGTTTCACTCGCGGAGCTACGCGCGCGCCTTCCGGGCCGTCGTCGTGCTTTCCGCCCTGCTGCGTTCGCCGCGGCGCCAGGGAATCCTGGCCGCAGTAAGCAGGGAAAAGAGGTGGGCGCAACTGCCTCAGGCCGCACGCTACGGCAAGCCCAATGGCGGCGCCGCCATGCCTGCCGGTGCCGTAATCATTCCGGCCCACAACGAGGCTGCGGTGATCGGCAGGACGCTGGAGTGCCTGGCGCCGTTCCTGGGACTCAAGGATCTGGAGGTGGTGGTGGCCTGTAACGGATGTACGGACGAAACGGCCGCCGTGGCCTCGTCGTTTCCAGGCGTCAAGGTACTGTCAATCCCCGAAGCGTCCAAGGTGGCGGCCCTCAACGCCGCGGACAACGTGGCCACACGATGGCCGCGCCTCTACCTGGACGCTGATATCGACATACCAGAATCAGCCATTTCGACTCTCTTTGAGTGTCTGGACGGGGACGGTCTGTTGGCCGCACGGCCCACGTCCCGCTACGTCACTGATGGCGCATCCTTTACGGTCCGCTGCTACTACCGGGCGCGCCAGCGGATTCCCTCTACACAGGAAGGCTTATGGGGCGCCGGATCCTACGCACTGACGGAGGAGGGCCACCGGAGACTCGGGACTTTTCCCGAGGTAACAGCGGATGATTTCTACGTTGATGGACTGTTCAAAGAGGGCGAAAAGCGTGTCATACCGACAGAGCCGGTACGTGTGCGGACTCCGCAGACCGGCCGGTCACTGCTCGCTACCCTGAGGCGTGTCTACCGTGGCAACACCCAGTTGGATCGTCGCGGCACACGTTCAGCCACGGCGTCGGAACTGCTCAGGTCCGTGCACGGTCCGGTCAGTGCATTTGATGCCTGTGTCTATGCCGCTTATGCGGGTCTGGGACGGGTCCGGCCCCGCACGCAAACACTATGGGAACGCGACGAAAGCAGTAGGTCGACACAATGTTGA
- a CDS encoding glycosyl hydrolase: MSLAKKWVALAIAYVLAVSAAGCSAVPNDEGAQKTPAATPSASSPSTGGTRPVPRTEPAGAANEFQTMSGLGVNANVHSWNNGELKPAIDKIADLGEVTWRVIIDKADWETEEVPGGTETIDWALYSSIYERGKMADLWDTIEYINSKPDQQVMINVMGGVPGWMGGNRIDESREDHWVRMIASMVAYGREVRGLDFKLLGPMNETDWNGIEGPQVGPEQYVRLLHKLIVRLDGLGFSDIRLAAPDTASAAKAVSEYLPVLAQDPLVMSRLAHIAIHSYDGDSAGMESALRRAANPGPDFWVTEFSGPCPGCDAGSPNPMDWSSAAATAADALNLLEQGAAGLQQYDAWDGYYEHHESMGYWGLLGYDQGTGKYTPRKTYYVMQQLIRHTPRNAVRIAASSADEGIQVVAFRDQTTGRITFFGNNTSDRPVEARLDTPGISQDVQLASYATDATRDMESGEPAVLADGSVTYTAAAGSVFTLTGIPSKG, translated from the coding sequence ATGAGTCTGGCTAAGAAGTGGGTGGCTTTGGCGATCGCCTATGTCTTGGCGGTCAGCGCGGCGGGCTGCTCGGCTGTCCCAAACGACGAAGGCGCGCAGAAAACGCCCGCTGCGACTCCATCCGCGTCATCCCCGTCCACAGGCGGGACGCGCCCCGTCCCGCGTACAGAACCGGCCGGCGCGGCGAACGAATTCCAGACGATGTCCGGACTGGGAGTCAATGCCAACGTCCACAGCTGGAATAACGGGGAACTAAAACCGGCCATCGACAAAATCGCGGACCTGGGCGAGGTGACCTGGCGGGTCATCATCGACAAAGCGGACTGGGAAACGGAGGAAGTTCCCGGCGGCACAGAAACCATCGACTGGGCCCTTTACTCCTCCATCTATGAGCGCGGCAAGATGGCCGACCTTTGGGACACCATCGAGTACATCAATTCCAAGCCGGACCAGCAGGTCATGATCAACGTCATGGGCGGAGTGCCCGGCTGGATGGGCGGCAACCGGATCGATGAATCCCGTGAAGACCACTGGGTTCGGATGATCGCCTCGATGGTGGCGTACGGCCGTGAAGTCCGGGGCCTGGACTTCAAGCTCCTCGGCCCCATGAATGAGACGGACTGGAATGGCATTGAAGGTCCCCAGGTTGGGCCCGAGCAATACGTGCGGCTCCTCCACAAGCTCATAGTCCGCCTGGACGGGCTGGGCTTTTCGGATATCCGTCTCGCAGCGCCGGATACGGCGTCCGCCGCCAAGGCCGTCTCGGAGTACCTCCCTGTCCTGGCCCAGGACCCCCTGGTGATGTCCCGGTTGGCACACATCGCCATCCATAGCTATGACGGTGATTCCGCCGGGATGGAGAGTGCCCTGCGCAGGGCAGCCAACCCAGGGCCAGACTTCTGGGTTACCGAGTTTTCCGGTCCCTGCCCTGGCTGTGACGCCGGATCGCCCAACCCCATGGACTGGTCATCCGCCGCGGCAACGGCTGCCGACGCTCTGAATCTCCTGGAGCAGGGCGCCGCAGGGCTGCAGCAGTACGACGCCTGGGATGGCTATTACGAACACCACGAAAGCATGGGCTACTGGGGCCTGCTCGGCTATGACCAAGGGACGGGAAAGTACACACCCCGCAAAACCTATTACGTCATGCAGCAACTGATCAGGCATACCCCAAGGAACGCCGTCCGGATTGCGGCCTCTTCCGCGGACGAAGGTATCCAGGTTGTTGCCTTCCGCGACCAGACGACGGGGCGCATCACGTTTTTCGGCAACAACACCTCCGACCGTCCAGTGGAGGCGAGGCTGGACACGCCCGGGATAAGCCAGGACGTGCAGCTCGCGAGCTACGCCACGGACGCCACCCGGGACATGGAGTCCGGCGAGCCTGCCGTGCTGGCGGACGGATCAGTCACTTATACGGCCGCTGCCGGCTCCGTCTTCACCTTGACCGGAATACCCTCGAAAGGCTAG